From a single Vibrio tubiashii genomic region:
- a CDS encoding glycosyltransferase, whose translation MRDLIVFGEDFGGLPSSTQHLVTRLAKQRKVLWVNSIGLRQPKLTMHDFKRAANKLLGRSKGGFSRDNEQPSNISVVNLKTIPAPRSWFARQIAKTMICSQLKPVIKKLGLNKPILWSSLPTTADLCGTLGESAIVYYCGDDFSSLAGVDHDVVATHESKLVEHADLILAASAKLLTKFPQSKTHYLPHGVDTHLFSTPVSRAIDLPSAENKIAGFYGSLSNWLDYELIEQVCLANPTWQFAFIGPLELPSNPLPKLPNVHYLGPKPHSELPGYSQHWDVSLLPFRSNGQIASCSPLKLLEYLAAGSSVIATPFPALSPYREQVKVVTNAQQFTDALNGLDLDSSIGEQQSLASESWDARTVKLNSMLESL comes from the coding sequence ATGCGTGATCTTATTGTTTTCGGTGAAGACTTTGGCGGTTTGCCATCAAGTACTCAACACCTAGTAACTCGTTTGGCTAAGCAGCGTAAAGTACTGTGGGTAAATTCGATTGGCCTGCGTCAACCAAAACTGACGATGCACGATTTCAAGCGAGCAGCCAACAAGCTATTAGGTAGAAGTAAGGGGGGCTTTAGTCGCGATAACGAACAACCGTCGAATATCAGTGTCGTTAACCTAAAAACGATTCCAGCACCTCGTTCTTGGTTTGCACGTCAAATAGCGAAAACGATGATCTGCTCTCAGTTGAAACCCGTGATTAAGAAGCTTGGGTTAAACAAGCCCATCTTATGGAGTTCGCTTCCAACGACTGCTGATCTGTGTGGAACACTGGGTGAATCTGCCATTGTTTATTATTGTGGCGATGATTTTTCATCTCTTGCAGGTGTTGACCACGACGTAGTGGCAACGCACGAAAGCAAACTTGTCGAACATGCAGATTTAATTCTCGCGGCGAGTGCAAAACTACTGACTAAATTCCCTCAGTCTAAAACACATTATCTTCCTCATGGGGTCGATACGCATCTGTTCAGCACTCCAGTGAGTCGTGCCATCGACTTACCTTCAGCAGAAAATAAAATTGCTGGTTTCTATGGCAGTTTGTCTAACTGGTTAGATTACGAACTTATTGAGCAAGTTTGCTTAGCCAATCCAACTTGGCAGTTCGCGTTTATCGGCCCATTGGAACTGCCGTCTAATCCTTTGCCAAAATTGCCTAACGTTCACTACCTTGGCCCAAAACCTCATAGTGAACTGCCAGGTTACAGCCAACATTGGGATGTTAGCCTATTGCCATTTAGATCTAATGGGCAAATCGCCTCATGCAGTCCGTTAAAACTGCTTGAGTATTTAGCAGCAGGAAGCTCGGTTATTGCGACGCCCTTCCCTGCACTTTCTCCATATAGAGAGCAAGTCAAAGTAGTGACTAACGCTCAGCAGTTTACGGACGCCTTAAATGGCCTAGATTTAGATTCAAGCATTGGTGAGCAGCAATCTCTTGCATCGGAAAGCTGGGATGCTCGTACAGTTAAGCTTAATAGTATGTTGGAGTCATTATGA
- a CDS encoding GumC family protein, giving the protein MNELKMRFIVILNSAWRQRYVIVVPILILPFVGYFIGKVAPTNYVSHTSMLIQETAKMNPFLEDIAVSTMLKERLNALSTLLKSRHVLTAVAKEHGLIDDTMAPAERDYIISKLSSSLTVTQPGKDFLKISLTAPNPAGMKELLESISEHFIEQLLAPERSSIEDSSEFLKIHIEKRREELDIAENELADFKNRYASVTPEMQSQALGRLASLKQSYAEKKAELAGVERSLGSLDQQLSKTNPVVGKIEDQIIEIRSQLTLLKAKYTESHSAVQGKERELRRLENERSILLQMEQPNISSDQLWDIASSNKLKDLGEVQPLLVTQLQSLQLVRGRYESLTEETKSLKEMIARLEQEANRFGDNAKTMHRLVRNAEIKRQLYDELIQRYEMAQLTGSLGVFEQNKRVKIIDLPYTPSRPANLPAIVFVIAGFVAGIGLGAGVAILIELFDSSIRRKEEIEVITNAPVITHIPRIRCP; this is encoded by the coding sequence ATGAATGAGCTAAAAATGAGGTTCATCGTCATACTCAACTCAGCATGGCGACAGCGCTACGTAATCGTAGTACCTATTCTCATCCTTCCTTTTGTTGGCTACTTCATTGGAAAAGTCGCACCAACAAATTACGTGTCGCATACTTCTATGCTGATACAGGAAACGGCGAAGATGAACCCTTTCCTAGAGGACATCGCTGTATCAACGATGCTAAAAGAGCGACTCAATGCGCTCAGCACCTTGCTTAAAAGTCGTCACGTATTAACGGCTGTCGCGAAAGAGCATGGTTTGATCGATGATACGATGGCTCCTGCTGAGCGAGATTACATCATAAGTAAACTCTCAAGCAGCCTTACTGTGACTCAGCCCGGTAAGGATTTTCTAAAAATTTCGTTAACGGCTCCTAATCCAGCAGGGATGAAAGAGCTGTTGGAGTCGATTAGCGAGCACTTTATAGAGCAGCTGCTTGCTCCTGAACGCTCTTCGATTGAAGATTCATCTGAGTTCCTGAAGATTCATATTGAAAAGCGCAGAGAAGAGCTGGATATTGCCGAGAATGAGCTTGCCGACTTCAAAAATCGCTACGCTTCCGTCACGCCAGAAATGCAAAGCCAAGCACTAGGTAGGCTTGCTTCTTTGAAACAAAGCTACGCGGAGAAAAAAGCCGAGCTTGCGGGTGTAGAACGAAGCTTAGGCTCGCTCGATCAGCAACTATCTAAAACAAATCCAGTGGTCGGTAAAATTGAAGATCAGATCATCGAGATTCGCAGCCAGCTGACGCTTCTTAAAGCAAAGTACACCGAAAGCCACAGTGCCGTTCAAGGTAAAGAACGCGAGTTACGACGCTTGGAGAATGAGCGTTCTATCTTGCTACAAATGGAACAACCGAACATCAGTAGTGATCAGCTATGGGACATCGCTAGCAGCAACAAGCTCAAAGACCTTGGTGAAGTACAGCCTTTACTGGTAACCCAACTCCAAAGTTTGCAATTAGTTCGTGGCCGCTATGAATCATTGACTGAGGAGACTAAAAGTCTCAAAGAAATGATCGCTCGATTGGAACAGGAAGCTAATCGCTTTGGGGACAACGCGAAAACCATGCACCGCCTAGTGAGAAATGCGGAAATTAAACGTCAGCTCTACGATGAATTGATTCAACGTTACGAGATGGCGCAACTAACCGGATCGTTAGGTGTATTCGAGCAAAATAAACGAGTCAAAATTATTGACCTTCCTTATACTCCGAGTCGACCTGCTAACCTTCCTGCGATTGTATTTGTCATCGCTGGATTCGTTGCTGGCATCGGATTGGGTGCAGGCGTCGCAATCCTTATAGAGCTGTTTGACTCTTCGATTAGACGTAAAGAAGAGATTGAGGTGATCACAAATGCGCCTGTGATTACTCATATACCTCGAATCCGTTGCCCCTAA
- a CDS encoding glycosyltransferase encodes MSTPCKTIIHVVQHLSPGGLEALALNMLAFSNPQQKVLIISLEGTKQESISKWSKLEAVKNQLIFLNKPSGYSVKTLVQLFRLFRTLKPSVVHTHHIGPILYGSIAARLAGVKARIHTEHDAWHLSNEKHRSLQGFALKIAKPSIVADAALVREQIHRHFDYKDVTVIKNGIDCEQFTTGSKHLARQVVGLPVGSTIIGSAGRLEKVKGHDVLIDAMTLLPNHIELVIAGEGSQRKKLEAQVKELGMSHRVTFLGLVDDMVRFYQALDLFCLPSRSEGFPLSTLEAQSCDIVTLASNVGATGETLCPITGSLFESENPQALASSVLTALELHHNDSPRDFVLHNNDIRDMMRAYEMLAEEKSA; translated from the coding sequence ATGAGCACACCTTGCAAAACAATCATCCATGTGGTCCAACACCTCTCTCCTGGTGGTCTAGAGGCGCTAGCTCTCAATATGCTTGCATTTTCTAACCCACAGCAGAAAGTGCTCATCATTAGCCTAGAAGGGACTAAACAAGAATCCATCTCAAAATGGTCCAAACTTGAAGCCGTAAAGAACCAACTTATCTTCTTGAACAAACCATCGGGATACAGTGTTAAAACATTGGTTCAGCTGTTCAGATTATTCCGCACACTCAAACCTAGCGTTGTCCATACTCATCATATTGGACCAATCCTTTATGGCTCGATAGCCGCAAGACTTGCAGGTGTTAAGGCGAGAATCCACACTGAACACGACGCATGGCATTTGTCTAACGAGAAACATCGCTCTCTACAAGGCTTTGCTTTAAAAATAGCGAAACCAAGTATTGTTGCCGATGCGGCTTTAGTCAGAGAGCAAATTCACCGTCACTTCGACTATAAAGACGTGACGGTGATTAAAAACGGCATCGATTGTGAGCAGTTCACAACTGGCTCTAAACATCTGGCTCGCCAAGTTGTTGGGCTTCCTGTGGGCAGCACGATTATTGGTAGCGCTGGACGCCTTGAGAAAGTAAAAGGTCATGACGTGCTGATTGATGCGATGACCCTACTGCCGAATCACATTGAACTAGTGATTGCAGGTGAAGGCAGCCAAAGGAAAAAGCTCGAAGCACAAGTGAAGGAACTTGGCATGAGCCATAGAGTCACCTTTTTAGGTCTTGTCGATGACATGGTTCGATTCTATCAAGCATTGGATCTGTTCTGCCTTCCCTCACGTAGTGAAGGCTTCCCACTTTCAACATTAGAGGCCCAATCATGTGACATTGTCACTTTGGCAAGTAACGTGGGAGCCACAGGTGAGACACTCTGCCCAATTACAGGGAGCCTATTTGAGAGTGAAAACCCGCAAGCACTCGCTTCTAGTGTCCTCACTGCCCTTGAGCTACACCACAACGACTCTCCGCGTGACTTTGTACTTCACAACAATGACATCAGAGACATGATGAGAGCTTATGAAATGTTGGCAGAGGAGAAAAGCGCATGA
- a CDS encoding glycosyltransferase family 2 protein, with protein MIDLLLTILFVVSCLLVIYHHVGYPALLSWYSKQHPFKTIDHRSRGFKSIKGDRACATITILVPAFNEEQWIADKIRNLSSLDYPKNKYKVIIACDGCTDNTVSIAEQTIQEAICSDTHFEIRAFESNRGKVAVVNEQMKTITSDITALSDVSALISIDALWVANKHFHNEQVGVVNGHYQLFKPGNEGEACYWQYQSKLKMREATLGSTLGAHGAFYLFRTHLFESMSTDTINDDFMIPMSIVRKGYVAEYEPQMVALEMEATNEKDDFSRRLRISAGNMQQAIELCEMFLPKYKGVAFAFFSGKGLRLITPYLLIFCLISSIVMMDNPLFMAALIAQIALYSLAVLSHQLPHIFSHKACKLLLYIVAGHCANFIGGMRYLFGLESGKWSRVGQ; from the coding sequence ATGATCGATTTACTACTCACGATTCTATTTGTTGTCAGCTGCCTTTTGGTTATCTATCACCATGTTGGCTACCCAGCGCTGCTTTCTTGGTACTCGAAGCAGCACCCTTTTAAAACGATAGATCACCGTAGTCGTGGATTCAAAAGTATTAAAGGGGACAGAGCTTGCGCAACCATCACGATTTTGGTTCCCGCATTCAATGAGGAGCAATGGATCGCAGACAAAATTCGTAATCTGTCTTCGCTCGATTATCCAAAAAACAAATACAAGGTCATCATTGCCTGCGATGGCTGTACTGACAACACTGTCTCAATAGCGGAGCAAACCATTCAAGAAGCAATTTGTTCAGATACTCACTTCGAGATCAGAGCCTTCGAATCCAATCGTGGCAAAGTTGCGGTCGTCAACGAACAAATGAAGACCATCACAAGTGACATTACTGCGTTGAGCGATGTTTCAGCTCTCATTTCAATTGATGCATTATGGGTTGCCAACAAACATTTTCATAATGAACAGGTTGGCGTGGTCAATGGCCACTACCAGCTGTTCAAACCGGGTAATGAAGGCGAAGCATGCTATTGGCAATATCAGAGTAAACTCAAGATGCGCGAAGCGACCTTAGGTTCTACTCTAGGCGCACACGGAGCTTTCTACCTGTTTAGAACTCACCTGTTTGAATCAATGAGCACGGACACTATCAATGATGACTTTATGATTCCTATGTCGATCGTGCGTAAAGGTTACGTCGCAGAGTATGAGCCTCAGATGGTTGCACTAGAGATGGAGGCAACAAACGAAAAAGACGACTTTAGCAGAAGACTGCGTATTTCCGCAGGTAACATGCAACAAGCTATCGAACTTTGTGAAATGTTTTTACCAAAGTACAAAGGCGTTGCGTTTGCATTCTTTTCTGGAAAAGGGTTAAGACTCATCACCCCTTACCTACTGATCTTCTGCTTAATCAGTTCAATTGTCATGATGGACAACCCGCTCTTCATGGCAGCATTGATCGCCCAAATCGCGCTCTATTCACTAGCAGTACTTAGTCATCAATTGCCACACATTTTTAGTCATAAAGCCTGCAAACTGCTGCTTTATATCGTTGCAGGTCACTGTGCAAATTTCATCGGTGGTATGCGTTACCTATTCGGTCTTGAATCAGGAAAATGGTCTCGCGTAGGCCAATAA
- a CDS encoding sugar transferase, with the protein MSNVSTHISIWLAKRLFDLFGALFGLLLLSPVMPFIALAIKLSSPGPVFYKQLRVGKSTPEKMVFFEIIKFRTMYQDAEQRTGAVWATENDPRITPVGRFLRKTRLDEIPQLFNVVMGEMSLIGPRPERPSFYSKLENAIPYFADRTYGVMPGITGLAQVNQGYDTCIDDVRRKVGYDHSYALSLCSMKSWLSMDMSIITKTIVVMFDGRGQ; encoded by the coding sequence ATGAGCAACGTATCAACACACATTTCAATTTGGTTAGCAAAACGTCTGTTTGACCTATTTGGCGCGCTATTTGGCTTGTTACTGCTTTCTCCAGTCATGCCTTTTATCGCACTGGCGATAAAACTAAGCTCTCCTGGTCCTGTTTTTTACAAGCAATTGAGAGTCGGTAAATCAACACCAGAAAAGATGGTGTTTTTTGAAATCATTAAGTTTCGCACCATGTATCAAGATGCCGAGCAACGCACTGGTGCTGTATGGGCGACAGAAAACGATCCAAGAATCACCCCAGTTGGACGCTTCCTACGTAAAACGCGCCTAGATGAGATTCCTCAGTTGTTTAATGTGGTTATGGGTGAAATGTCATTAATTGGCCCTCGTCCAGAACGACCAAGCTTTTACAGCAAACTTGAGAATGCAATCCCTTACTTTGCTGACAGAACTTACGGTGTCATGCCTGGGATCACAGGGTTAGCGCAAGTAAACCAAGGTTACGATACTTGTATTGATGATGTTCGTAGAAAAGTTGGCTATGACCATAGTTACGCACTTTCATTGTGCTCAATGAAGTCATGGTTAAGCATGGATATGAGCATTATCACGAAAACCATCGTGGTTATGTTTGATGGTCGAGGACAATAG
- a CDS encoding sensor histidine kinase — protein sequence MNWLNDPFRRFLNLYAMLVVAAIVLLIVMRTSIYAWFIDNSVLPIVASEANYVYELWEELGPEETKKVLRADHEAIFSYVFKEHITDQELKKLDAYESTGDMEFGIEFYVQENEESDYVSVETYLPEGDGWRTLEVRVEDAFFTQQTQLINGIIYAVGALMIVGFVIAYFMINSIKTRLTDINAASNSITKDNDLHLRIPNENLEGPLSETISELNMMLDRLAQSTEMTKQQANNIAHDLRTPLTSIYHRIQQLSESHSELEEVEQMVANLLNTFNQLLRISRLEFNGEQITKSAVNLQQLVECAAELYEPVLEDNKLNLELNIDPKHQIKASQELMMQVVSNLIDNACKFNQAGNTIRISSAEKADSVEITVADQSGGVGEKELTHLCQKFYRSDSSRNTEGNGLGLSLVAAATKRMGGTLELRDEYLYEKVGLSVTLKFPKV from the coding sequence GTGAATTGGCTAAATGATCCTTTCCGCCGTTTTCTAAACTTATATGCCATGCTAGTCGTGGCGGCGATTGTGTTGCTGATCGTGATGCGTACCAGTATCTATGCCTGGTTCATTGATAATAGTGTTTTGCCCATTGTGGCTTCTGAAGCTAACTACGTGTATGAGCTATGGGAAGAGTTGGGCCCAGAGGAAACCAAGAAGGTTCTGCGAGCCGATCACGAGGCTATCTTTAGCTACGTTTTCAAAGAGCATATCACAGACCAAGAATTGAAAAAGCTAGATGCCTATGAATCTACTGGAGACATGGAATTTGGGATTGAATTTTATGTTCAGGAGAATGAAGAGTCTGATTACGTCAGCGTTGAGACTTACCTTCCCGAAGGGGATGGATGGCGGACACTAGAAGTTCGAGTAGAAGATGCCTTCTTTACTCAACAAACCCAGCTGATTAATGGGATCATTTACGCAGTTGGAGCGTTGATGATCGTTGGGTTTGTCATTGCTTACTTCATGATAAACAGCATTAAAACTCGACTGACTGATATAAACGCCGCGAGTAACAGCATAACTAAAGACAACGATTTACATCTTAGAATCCCCAATGAAAACCTAGAAGGGCCGCTGTCAGAGACCATTTCAGAACTGAATATGATGTTAGATCGCCTTGCACAGTCGACAGAGATGACTAAGCAGCAAGCAAACAACATTGCGCATGACTTAAGAACTCCGCTTACGTCGATTTATCATCGAATTCAGCAACTTTCTGAGAGTCACTCAGAGCTTGAAGAAGTAGAGCAAATGGTAGCAAATCTTCTTAATACCTTTAATCAGCTGCTGCGAATAAGCCGACTTGAGTTCAATGGAGAACAGATAACTAAAAGTGCTGTCAATCTTCAACAGTTAGTCGAGTGCGCGGCAGAACTGTACGAGCCTGTTCTAGAAGACAATAAGTTAAACCTAGAGTTGAACATTGATCCGAAACACCAAATTAAAGCCAGCCAAGAATTAATGATGCAGGTAGTGTCCAATTTGATCGATAACGCCTGTAAGTTCAATCAAGCGGGCAACACGATTCGAATCTCTTCAGCAGAGAAAGCAGACAGTGTAGAAATTACCGTAGCGGATCAAAGTGGCGGAGTAGGAGAAAAAGAATTAACCCACCTATGCCAAAAATTCTACCGCAGCGACAGTAGCAGAAATACAGAAGGCAATGGGCTCGGGTTAAGTTTAGTCGCAGCTGCCACCAAGAGAATGGGAGGCACCTTAGAGCTAAGGGATGAGTATCTATATGAGAAGGTCGGTCTTTCAGTCACACTGAAGTTTCCAAAAGTCTAG
- a CDS encoding response regulator transcription factor, with product MKILLVEDNVEQSRFLSHSLEQSGHQTDRAENGKLGLICALQNDYDVIICDRMMPEMDGLQMIQALRAGGNQTPVLVLSALDSVEERVKGLRSGGDDYLVKPYAYTELLARIEVLARRPSESQSQANNTELKLDSLSLDTYTRKAKRGEVDIVLNTREYQILLYLMENKGRIVTRTMLLEKVWNHHFDPQTNVIDVHISRLRKKIDLDGYKPLLHTVRGAGYVMEDRS from the coding sequence ATGAAAATTTTATTAGTAGAAGATAACGTAGAACAATCGCGTTTTCTGAGTCATAGCTTAGAGCAATCCGGGCACCAGACTGATCGAGCCGAGAACGGAAAGTTGGGTTTGATTTGTGCTTTGCAAAATGACTACGACGTTATTATTTGCGATCGCATGATGCCTGAAATGGATGGTCTTCAGATGATTCAGGCGCTAAGAGCGGGTGGTAACCAAACCCCTGTATTGGTGCTCAGCGCATTGGATAGCGTTGAGGAGCGCGTTAAAGGACTAAGAAGTGGGGGAGACGACTACTTAGTTAAACCTTACGCTTATACCGAGTTGCTGGCGAGAATAGAAGTGCTGGCACGAAGACCAAGTGAATCGCAATCTCAAGCAAACAACACCGAGCTAAAGCTAGATTCTCTCTCTTTAGATACATATACCCGAAAGGCAAAGCGGGGAGAGGTAGACATAGTTCTCAACACTCGTGAATATCAAATTTTACTCTATTTAATGGAAAATAAAGGCCGCATCGTGACACGAACTATGCTGCTGGAGAAAGTTTGGAATCATCATTTTGATCCGCAAACCAATGTCATTGATGTCCATATTAGTCGATTACGAAAGAAAATTGATCTTGATGGTTACAAGCCGCTATTGCACACCGTGAGAGGGGCTGGCTACGTCATGGAGGACCGCTCGTGA
- a CDS encoding winged helix-turn-helix domain-containing protein, with protein MATNGTECFDLRIGNCLLKRNESGAQILLDNEKSFSITIPESSVLRRLVEEDGEVVSRDDLIVDAWGRPDIIGPNSLPVAITNLRKILDLNNIKITNVPRKGYRIDLSEIQWAQPQEPSLQETALPPPDNKDTSFPPLYETWWERAKLAIAIGALLFCLYSAFYIVFSWVRVDCQKSGKATLCSIQGDSVDPTIVNGKEGRFFYSSQSGLMEVKGNG; from the coding sequence ATGGCTACAAACGGGACGGAATGCTTCGATTTAAGAATCGGCAACTGTTTACTAAAAAGAAATGAATCTGGTGCTCAGATTCTATTGGACAATGAAAAATCGTTTTCTATCACTATTCCTGAAAGTAGTGTATTGAGACGATTAGTTGAGGAAGATGGTGAAGTGGTCAGCAGAGATGACTTAATCGTCGATGCTTGGGGACGCCCTGATATAATAGGTCCAAACTCTTTACCCGTTGCGATTACAAACCTTAGGAAAATCCTCGATCTTAATAACATTAAAATTACTAATGTTCCTAGAAAGGGCTATAGAATCGACCTTTCCGAAATTCAATGGGCTCAACCACAAGAACCTTCCTTACAAGAGACTGCGCTGCCTCCCCCAGACAATAAAGATACAAGCTTTCCGCCCCTTTACGAAACTTGGTGGGAAAGGGCTAAGCTAGCCATAGCTATCGGTGCCTTATTGTTTTGTCTCTACTCCGCCTTTTACATTGTATTCTCTTGGGTGCGTGTCGACTGCCAAAAATCAGGTAAAGCTACCCTATGTTCGATACAGGGGGACAGTGTCGACCCAACAATCGTCAATGGTAAAGAAGGGAGATTCTTTTATTCAAGTCAGAGCGGTTTAATGGAGGTCAAAGGCAATGGTTAA
- the tnaA gene encoding tryptophanase — MGYLPEPYRIRVVEPVKHTTREEREAALEKYGYNPFLIPSSEVFIDLLTDSGTGSVTQGMQAAMLKGDESYSGSRSYYVLKDAVKDIFDYEHTIPTHQGRGAEQLYVPALIAKREREKGLCREQMAAVSNYFFDTTQGHTQRNGCRVVNVPTEEAFDTSVKSAFKGNFDIEKLIFAIEEIGPKNVPYVVSTITCNSAGGQPVSLANLKEVYEIASSYDIPVVMDCARFAENAFFIKQREPGYECWSIEEITKESFKYADILSMSAKKDAMVPIGGLLAFKDYTLSDVFQECRTLCVLQEGFPTYGGLEGGAMERLAVGLYDAMREEWLSSRIDQIQYLVDGLERVGIKCQQAGGHAAFINAGDLLPHIPADQFPGHAMACELYRVAGIRGAEIGSLLLGRDPKTGQQLPCPAELLRLAVPRATYTQAHLDYVIQAFTEIKENAHKIKGLTFTYEPPALRHFNAEFRILD, encoded by the coding sequence ATGGGCTATTTGCCAGAGCCATATCGAATTCGAGTTGTCGAGCCAGTTAAACATACGACGCGTGAAGAACGAGAAGCTGCTTTGGAAAAGTATGGATATAATCCGTTCTTAATTCCTAGTAGCGAGGTGTTTATTGATTTGCTGACCGACAGTGGCACGGGCTCTGTTACCCAAGGTATGCAAGCAGCCATGCTGAAAGGGGATGAATCATACAGTGGTAGCCGAAGCTACTACGTTTTAAAAGATGCGGTCAAAGACATCTTCGACTACGAACATACTATTCCAACTCACCAAGGTCGAGGAGCTGAACAGCTCTATGTTCCTGCATTGATTGCTAAGCGAGAACGTGAAAAAGGTTTATGTCGTGAACAAATGGCCGCAGTTTCAAACTATTTTTTCGACACAACTCAAGGGCATACCCAGCGTAATGGCTGCCGAGTGGTTAATGTGCCTACCGAAGAGGCTTTCGATACATCGGTCAAGTCTGCATTCAAAGGCAATTTTGATATCGAAAAATTGATCTTTGCCATCGAGGAAATTGGCCCCAAAAACGTGCCTTATGTTGTTAGCACGATTACATGTAACTCGGCGGGCGGACAACCTGTGTCACTAGCAAATCTAAAAGAAGTGTATGAGATAGCCAGCTCATACGACATTCCCGTGGTGATGGACTGTGCACGATTTGCAGAGAACGCGTTTTTTATCAAGCAACGAGAGCCAGGTTACGAATGCTGGTCTATTGAAGAAATCACCAAAGAAAGCTTCAAGTATGCAGATATTCTGTCCATGTCAGCGAAAAAAGATGCGATGGTGCCTATTGGGGGGTTACTAGCATTTAAAGACTATACGCTTTCCGATGTCTTCCAAGAGTGCCGCACCTTATGTGTGTTGCAAGAGGGTTTTCCAACCTATGGCGGGTTAGAGGGAGGCGCGATGGAGCGTTTAGCCGTAGGTCTCTACGACGCTATGCGAGAAGAGTGGTTATCTTCACGTATCGATCAGATTCAGTACTTAGTCGATGGACTTGAAAGAGTCGGTATCAAGTGTCAGCAGGCTGGTGGGCATGCAGCATTTATCAACGCGGGTGACTTATTGCCTCATATTCCAGCCGACCAGTTTCCCGGTCATGCAATGGCATGTGAATTGTACCGTGTGGCGGGGATCCGAGGTGCCGAAATTGGCTCTTTATTGCTAGGGCGCGATCCAAAAACAGGACAGCAATTACCGTGTCCGGCAGAACTTTTGCGACTAGCGGTTCCCCGAGCGACATACACTCAAGCTCACCTTGATTATGTGATTCAAGCCTTTACAGAAATTAAGGAAAATGCTCACAAGATTAAAGGGCTGACCTTTACCTATGAGCCACCCGCTCTGAGACACTTTAATGCTGAGTTTCGAATCCTAGATTAG